AGCTCCTCGCTGCCCGAGGCCACGTTCTCGCCCGCGCTCTGCACCTCGCCCACGACCTCGGAGAGCTTGGCGACCATCTCCTGGAGCGCGGCGGCCAGCTGGCCGATCTCGTCCTTCTGGTTCACGTCGATGCGCGCCGTGAGGTCGCCTGCGGCGATGGCCTGGGCGAAGCCCACGCCCTTGAAGAGCGGGCCGGTGATGGCCCGGGTCAGCACGATGCCCAGGGCCAGGGCCAGGACGACCCCCACGACCATGCCCGTGGTCGCCACGGTGCGCCCGAGGGCGGCGTCGGCGTTGGCCTCTTCCACGGCCAGCCCTCCGGCCTTGACGTTGACGGCCACCAGCTCTTCCACCACCTCGAAGGCATGGTTCATGTGCTCGCGGGCGTCGCCCAGCAGAACGTCGTTCATGCCGGTGAACAGGTCCAGGGACTTCTGGGCCTCGGCGCGCATCTCGCGGAAGAGGCCGAAGACCTTCTCGGCGTTGGGCGCCATCTCGTTGATGTACAGGGTCCGGGCCCGCTCCGTCTGCCCGGCGGCTGCGGCCTTCTTGATCTCGCCCAGCACGGCGTGGAACTGGTTGTGCGGCTCGCGCACGTCGGCCAGAAGCTTCGCCATGGCCGGGTTGTCCGTCTTCATGCCCGCCAGCCACTTGCCGAAGTTGCAGGCCGTGGGGTCGTCGCCGCCCTCGAACACCTTTCCGGCCAGCAGCAGTTCGGCGATCCGCGACGACAGCATGTAGTGGTCGCCGCGGAACATCTGCAGGTCGCGCATCAGGGCTTCGGGGTTCAGGACGTCCAGGACCAGGAGCTGCTCCGACATGGCCAGGGCTTTTGAGTTGGCCTCCGCCGCCTTGGACTCGGCGGGTCCGAACTGCGACCAGAGCTCGGTTTCCTCCGGCGTGTGCGGCAACTCCTCGTAGGCTTTCAGGCTTGTCTGGTACTGGCTGCGGGCCGACTGGACGTTTTCCAGCTGCCGCTTGCGGCCCTGGGCGTCGAGGTAGGGGCTGCTCATGGTGCGCATGGCCGTCTGCAGCCTGCGCAGGCCGTTTTCGGCATGCAGCAGCTCCTGGACGGCGGGCAGCCTGTTTTCCCCGATGTTCTGCACATGCCCGCCCAGGGAGTTGATTTCCAGGATGCCCACCCCGCCGATGGCCAGGGCGATGAGCGCCGTGATCACGAACCCGCCGATGAGCTTGACGCCCAGTTTGAGATTTTTCATCGCTTGTCCTTCCTCCTGCGTCTTCCCGGATTGTTTTCCCGACTCCGCATCCCGTTGTTTCCGAAAAAGTGCCGCTTTGCGGATCAGGGCTGGGCCTGCGACTGCGCCCGGCGGCATCCGCCCGCCCCGGCGCCCGCCGCGCGCGGCTTCAGCCGCCGCCGACCCGCTGGATCTCCGCGCACAGCTCGTGCATCTCCACCGGCTTGGAGACGTAGCCGTCCATGCCCGCGTCCAGGAATTTTTCCCTGTCCCCGGCCATGGAATGGGCGGTCAGGGCGACGATGGGAATCCGTGCCCGCTCCCCCAGGGCCGTGCTGGCGCGGAGCAGCCGCGTGGTCTGCACGCCGTCCATGACCGGCATCTGAATGTCCATCAGTACCAGATCGAGGGGCTCCCTGGCCAGGATGTCCAGGGCCTGGGCCCCGTTGTGCGCCTCGTGCACGGTATGCCCCGCGCTTTCCAGCATCTTGCGCACGCACAGGCGGTTGACCGCCTCGTCCTCGACCACGAGGATGCGCAGGGGGCGCGCCACCGCGCAGCTTTCCCCGCCCGGCGCGGGGGCCTGCGCCTGGGCCCGGCGCAGTGGCAGCGAAAAATGGACCTCCGTGCCCTGGCCGGGCTCGGAGCTGATGGCCAGGGTGCCGCCCATGAGGGCGACCAGCCGCCGGACGATGGCCAGCCCGAGCCCCGCCCCACCCTGCTTGCGGGTGTAAGGCGTATCCGCCTGGGAAAACGGCTCGAAGACGTCCTTGATCTTGTTTTCGGGAATGCCAACGCCCGTGTCCACGACGGAAAACAGGATCCGCAGTTCGGACGGCGAGGCGAAAACCGGAAGGGCGTGGGCCTCGATCCTGATTTCCCCGCTGGTGGTGTATTTCAGGGAGTTGCCCACGAGGTTGAACAGGATCTGGCGCAAGCGGCGCATGTCGCCGAGCAGGGGCGCGGCCAGCTCCGGGCCGATGGCGGACACGAAGCGCAGGCCCTTCTGCCTGGCCTTGGGTTCGAGCACCCCGGTCACCGAGTCCACCACCGCCTTGACCACGAAGGGCTCCTCCTGGAGGGTTTCGCGGCCGAACTCCAGGCAGGCGAGATTCAGCACATCGTCGAGGATCTGCGCCAGGTGGCGGCTGGCGGACAGCGCCGTGGCCACGAATTCCTCCTGCTCGCCGTCCAGGGGCGTGCCCTGCATCAGTTGCAGCATGCCCATGATGCCGCTCAGCGGCGTGCGGAACTCGTGGCTCATGATGGCCAGGAACTCCGATTTGGCCCTACTGGCGACCTCGGCGGCCTCCTTGGCCTTGACGAGGTCGCCCAGGTACTGGTTGCGCTCCAGCACCCGCCAGGCGCCGCCCATCAGCAGGGAGAGCTGCAGGGCGTCGGCGTCGGTGTACGGTTCGACCTTGTTGGCGACGCCGACCACGGCGATGATCCTCCCGCCGTCGAACAGCGGCACGCTCATGAACCGGGACAGCGGCGCGTGGCCCTGGGGCACGCCCTTGCGGTACGGGTTGTCGCCCTGGAAATCGTTGAGGATGATGGGCTTGCGCTGGCGGACGACCTCGCCCCAGGCGCCCGTGGCATCAAGGGTATGCACGCGTTTGGGGTCAACGACGGTGCATTGCTTCGAGACGCTGCGGGACCAGGAGTTCAACTCGAAGGTCTCGAGGCTCTCGTTGTAGTTGTAGATGTAGCCGATCTGGCTTTTCGTGATGTCGAGGGCCTCGTGGAGCGTGTAGTCCAGAAGTTCGTGCCGCCCCATGGCCTCCTGGTGGTAGATGTTCAACAGGCTGCTCAGCAGCTTGGCGTTGCGCTTGGCCGCCTCTTCCTGGCGTCTGCGCTGGGTGACGTCCACATGGGTGCCGAGCATCCGCAGCACGGCGCCCTGCCCGTCGCGCTGGACGACCTTGCCCCGGCCCAGGGTCCACAGCCAGTCGCCCGCCTTGTTGCGCAGGCGGAACTCGACCTGGAACGAGCCGTCCTCGGTGGCCATCTGGCGCAGAATCTCGGCGGCCACCGCCTCCCGGTCGTCGGGGTGGATGAGCGACTTCCAGGCCTCGAAATCCACGGGAAACTCGTCGGGCTCGTAGCCGAGCATGGTGTACGTGCGCGGGCTCCAGGCCACGGCGCCCGTGGCGAGGTTCCAGTCCCAGACCCCGTCGCTGGTCGCCTCCATGGCCAGGCGCAGCCGTTCCTCGCTTTGCGCCAGGGAGCGCTGGGCCTCCCGGATGGGGGTCACGTCGGAGATGACGCCGACGATGCCCGCCGGGGCACCGCTGCCGTCGAGAAAGAGCGCCTTGTCGATGACCAGGGTGCGCAGTCCCGTGGCGCACTGCATGACGTGCTCGTAGCTCTGCCGGCCCTGGCCTTCGAGCATCTCCTCGTCGCGCCGCTGGAAGAAGCCGCCCTGGTCGGGAGGGAAGACCTCCGTCGTCCGTTTGCCGACGACCTCGCTCGCCGCCTTGCCCATCAGCGTTTCGAAGGCCGGGTTGACCCCCAGGTAGCGGCCTTCCAGGTCCTTGAAGAACACCGGGGCGGGCATGGCCTCCAGCAGCTTGGACACGAAGTTCAGCTGCGAGCGGTAGAGCTCCTCGGCCCGCTTGCGGCGGCGGACGCTTCGCGCCAGCAGGAACATCTGGACGCCGCCCAGGGCCAGGACCGCGAGGGCGCCCCAGACGAGGGTCTTGTTCAGTGTGTAGAAGGACGCGGGCTGGTGGAGCATCACGGTGCCCGGCGGCAGCGGGAGGTCGGGCATCCTGAACCGCGTCAGGGCCCGGTGGTCGGCCAGGGGGATGTTGTATTCGCTGGAAACGGGGATGGTGGCGCTGGGCTCACCGCCCAGGACGCGCAGGGCGATGGCCCCCGCGGCCTGGCCCTGGGCCCTGGCCGACACGACGACGCCCGCCACCGGGCCGTGGCCCATCCAGAAATCCCAGGCCGCGAAAACGGGCACTGCGCTGGCCTGGCTCAGGCGCCTGCTGGACTCCTCGTCCGGCAGGACCGCGCCGCCCTCGCGCGTGCGGCACATGGGCAGCACGATCCAGTCCGCGTCCAGCGCGGCAAGGTGCCGCTCCTGGCTGGCGATGTCCGTGTCCTGGACGATCTGCACGGCGAGTCTGGCCGCGAGGTGGCCGGTCTGGCGCCGGAACAGCTCCAGGTTGGCCCGGCCCGTGGCCGTGTCCTCCGTGAGCACGAGGACCCGCTTCGCGGCGGGGTGGAGCCCGAGGGCCAGTTCGAGGGTCGCGTCGAAGGCCGGGGTCTCCCCGACCCCGGTGACGTTCTCCTGGCCCCGCAGGAGCTCGGGGGCGAAATTGTTGACGCCGCAGAACACCACCGGGGTCGCCGGGCCCAGGCTGTCGCGGTGTTCGAGCACGAAGTCCAGGGCCACGTTGTCGGTGACCAGGATCAGGTCGAAGGCCCGGCGGGAGATCTTGAGCAGAAGCTGGCGCAGGAAGAGTTCGAAATGCTCACGCCTGTCCGTGGCGTCGCCGAAGCGGGCCGCGTCGAGGTATTCGACATCGAGATCGAAGGCCAGGCCGCTGCGGGCCAGGGCTTCCTCGATGCCGAGCTGGATGTCGTCGGTCCAGGTCAGGCCCTGGTGGTAGCTGTGCAGGACGAGGATGTTGGGCAGGGGCTGCCGCGCAGCAAGGACGGTGCGGGGGGCCAGGCCGAGGACCACGACGGCGGCCATGAAGAGCGCAAGACACAGCCCCGCGCCTGCGTCAGCCTTCGGGAGCGCCGTGCGCCTGTCGCTTTTCCATCTGGCGGGGGGAGCCAAGCGATTCTCCTGGGCGGGAAGCGGTCTGCTGATCGTCTTGTGCATTCGCACCGTCCTGGCCGAAAAGAAACGGCATGGGTATGCAAAGACAGATAATCGGCAGACCCAGGCACTAGTATGATTATGCATGATTGTTCCGGCATGTCCAGCGGCAATGCATTTCTTTGCCGGAAGGTCGGCCTGGATGGCCTGCGGGGGGCTGTTGCAGAGCGAAACGCTCTGTTTTGTGGGCCGGGGAGGACTGATCTTTGGGGGCGGGGCGCAGGGGCGTGCTGGCCGCTTCGGGTGGCTTTGCCGTCCCAAAAGAAAAAGGGCTACGGCATGTGCCGTAACCCTTTGTTTTCCTGGCGTCCCCAAGGGGATTTGAACCCCTGTTGCCGGCGTGAAAGGCCGGTGTCCTGGACCAGGCTAGACGATGGGGACAGAAGTGGCTGGCGGACTAGGACTCGAACCTAGACTACTGGAGCCAGAATCCAGCGTCCTGCCAATTAGACGATCCGCCAACATTGGGAAGATGGGATTTACAGACTCGGACCCGGACTGTCAACCCCGCAGGGAATCATTTTCGCCCTAGGCGTTGGCATGCGCCAGGCGACGGGTGCGCTTCTTGAGCTTGTTGATCTTCTTGCGCAGGATCTCGCGCTCCTTGCGGTTGGCGCTTTCGACCTTCTTGGCGCGCAGGGCGCGGATGTCCTGCTTGATGGCGTGGATCTGGTCCTTGTAGGGCGTGCCCTCGACCACCTCGTCCTCGATGCCCAGGATCTCCTTGATGGCGGGCAGCAGCTCCTCCTTGCTCATGCCGGAGGCGCCGGTGATCATGGGGATCTTCTCCATGCACAGCTCGCGCAGCTCCTTCTGGGTCATCTTGTCCAGGGGCTTCTTGAGCTCGAGGCTTTCCAGGGTGAGTTCTTCGCTCATATGATCTCGTCCTCCTTGGGGAATGTCATTTTTCTGCCGGTGGGGCGGGGTCGTCGCCGGGCGTGGCGTCCTGGTCGAAGGAGCGCAGGTACGCCGCGTAACACCTGGCGATGGGCGAGGCGGGGTCGATCCGCCCCTCCAGGCCGCCCAGGCGCGCGGGCCGGCCCGGCCTGGGCGGCGGGCTGGGCGCGGGCTGGGCGACTGCATCCAGTGAAACGTGGTCTCCTAACAGGTCCACCCGAACCTTGTCAAAGAAATTCATGCCCAAAAAGGCGTTGGCCTGTTCCAGCAGGGCCGGGGCGTACATGGCCAGCTCCTGGGCGATCATGTGGTCCTGCGCGCCGATGACCAGGGTCGTGCCCCTGTGGCCCACGGGCCGGGCGACCTCGGCGATATGCGGGCCGACCACCTGCTGCCAGTGCCGCCACAGGCGCGACAGATGGTAGCGCGTCCCGTCGGGGTCGCGCCTGGAGAGGAAGCGGTTGAACAGCGTGGCGAGTCGTTTCATGGCGGCACCAGGGCGCAGCGGAGCACATCCGCGCGCCAAAGGCAAGGGCGGAGCGCGCCCGAGGCGCAGTGGCCAGGCGATACAGGGCTTGCAATGCCGCGGCGCAGGCTCTACCCTGGCCCGATGGAACGTTTCGCGTCCCTCGTCCTCGCGGCCCTGGCGCTGCTGGTCTTTTCCGCAGCTGCGGCCCCGGCGCAGCCGCCCCGCCAGGCCACGGTGGTCTACTTCGAGCGGCCACCGTACTACTACACCCACCAGGGGC
This portion of the Desulfocurvus vexinensis DSM 17965 genome encodes:
- a CDS encoding ABC transporter substrate binding protein, which translates into the protein MAAVVVLGLAPRTVLAARQPLPNILVLHSYHQGLTWTDDIQLGIEEALARSGLAFDLDVEYLDAARFGDATDRREHFELFLRQLLLKISRRAFDLILVTDNVALDFVLEHRDSLGPATPVVFCGVNNFAPELLRGQENVTGVGETPAFDATLELALGLHPAAKRVLVLTEDTATGRANLELFRRQTGHLAARLAVQIVQDTDIASQERHLAALDADWIVLPMCRTREGGAVLPDEESSRRLSQASAVPVFAAWDFWMGHGPVAGVVVSARAQGQAAGAIALRVLGGEPSATIPVSSEYNIPLADHRALTRFRMPDLPLPPGTVMLHQPASFYTLNKTLVWGALAVLALGGVQMFLLARSVRRRKRAEELYRSQLNFVSKLLEAMPAPVFFKDLEGRYLGVNPAFETLMGKAASEVVGKRTTEVFPPDQGGFFQRRDEEMLEGQGRQSYEHVMQCATGLRTLVIDKALFLDGSGAPAGIVGVISDVTPIREAQRSLAQSEERLRLAMEATSDGVWDWNLATGAVAWSPRTYTMLGYEPDEFPVDFEAWKSLIHPDDREAVAAEILRQMATEDGSFQVEFRLRNKAGDWLWTLGRGKVVQRDGQGAVLRMLGTHVDVTQRRRQEEAAKRNAKLLSSLLNIYHQEAMGRHELLDYTLHEALDITKSQIGYIYNYNESLETFELNSWSRSVSKQCTVVDPKRVHTLDATGAWGEVVRQRKPIILNDFQGDNPYRKGVPQGHAPLSRFMSVPLFDGGRIIAVVGVANKVEPYTDADALQLSLLMGGAWRVLERNQYLGDLVKAKEAAEVASRAKSEFLAIMSHEFRTPLSGIMGMLQLMQGTPLDGEQEEFVATALSASRHLAQILDDVLNLACLEFGRETLQEEPFVVKAVVDSVTGVLEPKARQKGLRFVSAIGPELAAPLLGDMRRLRQILFNLVGNSLKYTTSGEIRIEAHALPVFASPSELRILFSVVDTGVGIPENKIKDVFEPFSQADTPYTRKQGGAGLGLAIVRRLVALMGGTLAISSEPGQGTEVHFSLPLRRAQAQAPAPGGESCAVARPLRILVVEDEAVNRLCVRKMLESAGHTVHEAHNGAQALDILAREPLDLVLMDIQMPVMDGVQTTRLLRASTALGERARIPIVALTAHSMAGDREKFLDAGMDGYVSKPVEMHELCAEIQRVGGG
- a CDS encoding DUF721 domain-containing protein, with the protein product MKRLATLFNRFLSRRDPDGTRYHLSRLWRHWQQVVGPHIAEVARPVGHRGTTLVIGAQDHMIAQELAMYAPALLEQANAFLGMNFFDKVRVDLLGDHVSLDAVAQPAPSPPPRPGRPARLGGLEGRIDPASPIARCYAAYLRSFDQDATPGDDPAPPAEK
- a CDS encoding methyl-accepting chemotaxis protein, with the translated sequence MKNLKLGVKLIGGFVITALIALAIGGVGILEINSLGGHVQNIGENRLPAVQELLHAENGLRRLQTAMRTMSSPYLDAQGRKRQLENVQSARSQYQTSLKAYEELPHTPEETELWSQFGPAESKAAEANSKALAMSEQLLVLDVLNPEALMRDLQMFRGDHYMLSSRIAELLLAGKVFEGGDDPTACNFGKWLAGMKTDNPAMAKLLADVREPHNQFHAVLGEIKKAAAAGQTERARTLYINEMAPNAEKVFGLFREMRAEAQKSLDLFTGMNDVLLGDAREHMNHAFEVVEELVAVNVKAGGLAVEEANADAALGRTVATTGMVVGVVLALALGIVLTRAITGPLFKGVGFAQAIAAGDLTARIDVNQKDEIGQLAAALQEMVAKLSEVVGEVQSAGENVASGSEEL